From Spirochaetota bacterium, one genomic window encodes:
- a CDS encoding TolC family protein translates to MNYQNKKKFIHTFIITVVVFNIVVLLCGTTYIVAQPLTLQQAIKLAIESNNTYKAALLKVEENRYKVRESWGMLWPQLSTDVAYTRQWYESGFQSQIAGQYDVKIISGQIAINPGAFYNSLQASRNGYIASEYEARSIKANTIITTLRLYYQILLTKELITMHQEALKALEENLRVVTVGYQKGTFSKLDFLRAKVAYNNEKTQLINARNDYLTVCASFNIQLNRDINEPVELDESVLQVSNEDLQYLSLEEQQEIALIKELVGLSLKNRPELLQLSHSKKALEYASDAASSVYLWPSLFVSGNYGSSKSISKENGGFTPTGNPAIDPILQAMSQAMSESFAPKGWNDHWMITFGATYQWGALSPINSSHAKAKQLESQANQLDLQLQDFVKSVRLDIQRGFLKLKSASNSLYSQQGNVETAQESLKTATLQFRNGIIDNSKFLEANVALIQAKTLYIQALYDYKVSQAELNKAIGVDYFKIY, encoded by the coding sequence TTGCACAACCTCTTACTTTACAGCAGGCAATTAAATTAGCAATTGAAAGTAATAATACATATAAAGCTGCTCTCCTTAAAGTTGAAGAAAACAGGTATAAAGTACGTGAAAGCTGGGGAATGCTGTGGCCACAGCTTTCTACTGATGTTGCCTATACACGGCAATGGTATGAGTCAGGATTTCAGTCGCAGATAGCAGGTCAGTATGATGTGAAGATTATAAGCGGACAGATAGCAATTAATCCAGGTGCATTTTATAACAGCCTGCAGGCTTCACGCAACGGATACATTGCCAGTGAATATGAAGCGCGGTCAATTAAAGCCAATACTATAATAACTACACTTCGCCTTTATTATCAGATACTTCTGACTAAAGAACTAATAACCATGCACCAGGAAGCACTTAAAGCACTGGAGGAAAACCTACGTGTAGTAACTGTTGGATATCAGAAAGGAACCTTTTCAAAGTTAGATTTTTTGCGCGCAAAAGTTGCATATAATAATGAAAAGACACAGCTTATCAATGCTAGGAATGATTACCTGACAGTGTGTGCTTCCTTCAACATACAATTAAACAGGGATATAAATGAGCCAGTTGAACTTGATGAATCAGTGCTTCAGGTAAGCAATGAAGATTTGCAATACCTTTCACTTGAAGAGCAACAGGAGATAGCTCTTATAAAGGAACTTGTTGGCCTGTCACTTAAAAACAGGCCTGAATTATTGCAACTGTCGCATAGCAAAAAAGCATTGGAGTATGCATCAGATGCTGCATCGTCGGTTTACTTGTGGCCTAGCTTATTTGTGAGTGGAAATTACGGATCAAGTAAATCCATTTCAAAAGAAAATGGTGGTTTTACGCCAACAGGCAATCCAGCAATAGATCCAATTTTACAAGCAATGAGCCAGGCAATGTCTGAAAGCTTTGCCCCTAAGGGATGGAATGATCATTGGATGATTACGTTTGGTGCTACTTACCAGTGGGGAGCATTATCACCTATTAATTCTTCGCATGCAAAAGCAAAACAGCTGGAAAGCCAGGCAAATCAGCTTGACTTGCAACTGCAGGATTTTGTGAAAAGTGTGCGGCTTGATATCCAGCGAGGCTTTCTAAAACTTAAATCAGCATCAAACTCATTATATTCGCAACAGGGAAACGTTGAAACGGCCCAGGAGTCATTGAAAACTGCAACATTGCAGTTCAGAAATGGTATTATTGATAACTCAAAATTTTTAGAAGCAAATGTGGCATTAATCCAGGCAAAGACCTTATACATACAGGCTTTGTATGATTATAAAGTATCGCAGGCAGAATTGAATAAGGCAATTGGGGTGGATTATTTCAAGATTTATTAA
- a CDS encoding efflux RND transporter periplasmic adaptor subunit, with the protein MKRGTKTILTVVVIIIAIIAAYRLVVYVANKINPKKVVEEERVIPVKAAKAVRMDITKTLNLSGDIVGKEVVNVFSQVPGKVMEILVKEGQFVKKGQVLFRVDRDIVGMEYMPAVVESPLTGYVGTVMVDRGMSISPQTPLAQVVTMNQVEAVAQLIEEQINMVQIGMKAKVRVDAYPNTYFYGTVYRKNAVLDAASRTQEVRILIDNPELKLRHGMFADIQIQMGEVKNAVVIPVDSILSDSSGNYYVYKVIDNKAFKQTIKPGFTLRDVTEVISGVNEGDVVVTLGKENVGHGDKLLLYMEEKK; encoded by the coding sequence ATGAAAAGGGGAACAAAAACAATACTTACAGTTGTTGTTATTATTATAGCAATTATTGCAGCCTATAGGCTGGTGGTGTATGTTGCAAATAAAATCAATCCCAAAAAGGTGGTTGAAGAAGAGCGTGTAATACCGGTAAAAGCTGCAAAAGCTGTTCGAATGGATATAACAAAAACCCTGAATTTAAGTGGCGATATTGTTGGCAAAGAGGTTGTGAATGTGTTTTCACAGGTACCGGGCAAGGTTATGGAGATCCTTGTAAAAGAAGGACAGTTTGTAAAAAAAGGGCAGGTGCTGTTCAGGGTGGATAGAGATATAGTAGGGATGGAGTATATGCCAGCAGTTGTGGAATCGCCACTTACTGGGTATGTAGGTACCGTTATGGTTGACAGAGGTATGTCAATTAGCCCACAAACGCCACTTGCCCAGGTAGTTACTATGAATCAGGTTGAAGCAGTAGCTCAGCTTATTGAAGAACAGATCAACATGGTGCAGATAGGTATGAAGGCAAAAGTGCGTGTTGATGCTTATCCCAACACATATTTTTATGGAACGGTGTACCGCAAAAATGCAGTGCTGGATGCAGCTAGCAGAACTCAGGAGGTGCGCATACTTATCGATAACCCTGAGCTTAAGCTGCGCCATGGAATGTTTGCTGATATTCAGATACAAATGGGAGAAGTTAAAAATGCAGTAGTTATTCCGGTAGATAGCATTTTAAGCGATAGCTCCGGCAATTATTATGTATACAAAGTAATAGATAATAAAGCATTTAAACAAACCATAAAACCAGGTTTTACATTACGAGATGTCACAGAAGTTATTTCTGGGGTTAATGAGGGTGATGTGGTGGTAACATTAGGAAAAGAGAATGTGGGCCATGGTGATAAACTGTTGCTGTATATGGAAGAAAAAAAATAA